A region of Planctomycetota bacterium DNA encodes the following proteins:
- a CDS encoding VWA domain-containing protein has product MTLLPLHLTLAALGLERLTWLQAGLLFAALAVPTIWLARKALEPLGPRRRWIALGARLVVLALAVLILAGVRSERKNDTVEVMVVRDVSASARQSTDDTAGQSLSRQIGQWVASVSTDEAGKEPDDRVGIVSFDASAYVDQMPNNLPQAIGSVASAVNRGQTGTDVAEALNLALATFSPDSRRRLLLVWDGNTTEGDLDAAIARAKQAGVPIDVMPLEWSAGNEVYLDDLYAPTWRREGEPFTLEVILTNTSAFETPGTLRVEQEGRPLDLDPTQPGVQAGRPVILSPGRNKELVIVDPLPGERANVRRFRATFEPERRRVNGQLQAVGDGLVDNNSASAFTFVRGKGTVLYVDNVRDNAGDPLAEALASEQVAVQRVGIGGFPTNLVDLQAFDAVILANVPRGAGGLTAPQDAALARYVHDTAGGLVMIGGPDTFGAGGWRGSATEAVLPLDMDVPSRRQIPKGALCLVMHSTEMPQGNYWAEQCALAAVEVLNRDDEVGVLSYDWTSGKSLWDYPLQPKGNGSVVAAAIRNIELGDMPDFDDALTLALLGDGQNPGLEMSDARQKHVIIISDMDPSPPSGRLLQRYKDAQVSISTVQVAGHGSPLQAVARNLAEETGGTAYGPIEQDPSQLPQIFIKEATIVRRTLIKEDSNGIPVAETTDAAGSELMRGINPADTGPVFGMVLTTRKPSPLVEMPLLASEQQDPLFAHWTAGLGKSAAWTSDAHNRWAAPFTGSAAYDKFWAQVVRGVSRAPQSGDYEVTTTVENGRGRIVVEAVGEDARFKSRLSVAGSVLSPDGDGQPVTLVQTRPGTYEAEFDARDEGSYVVALNAAGPEGSSALRGGTSVNGTDELLDLQSDAAAVRRVAEETGGRVLPAFGELSEETSLFARRFTDATGAERTLPEVTSPLPIWDWLVPLLIALVLIDVAIRRIAWDRELVQLVADKAGAGVRGFTVTTRLDRDAGTLDTLRQRRPAEATRTAKFEATEPAPDDDLTTRLRGPSRSASTSKASQSASPDEGGGISSLMEAKRRAREKLEEGRDDE; this is encoded by the coding sequence GTGACGCTCCTGCCGCTCCATCTCACGCTCGCTGCGCTCGGACTTGAGCGGCTGACGTGGCTCCAGGCCGGCCTGCTCTTCGCCGCACTCGCGGTGCCGACGATTTGGCTCGCACGCAAGGCCCTCGAGCCGCTGGGGCCACGACGTCGCTGGATCGCGCTGGGTGCCCGGCTGGTCGTGCTCGCGCTGGCGGTGCTGATCCTCGCGGGCGTCCGCAGCGAGCGGAAGAACGACACCGTCGAGGTGATGGTCGTTCGCGACGTCTCGGCCAGCGCTCGGCAGTCGACCGACGACACCGCCGGACAGAGCTTGAGTCGCCAGATCGGGCAGTGGGTCGCCTCCGTCAGCACCGACGAGGCCGGCAAGGAGCCCGACGATCGCGTCGGCATCGTCAGCTTCGACGCCTCGGCCTACGTCGACCAGATGCCCAACAACCTGCCCCAGGCGATCGGCTCGGTCGCCTCGGCGGTCAATCGCGGGCAGACCGGCACCGACGTCGCCGAGGCCCTCAACCTCGCCCTGGCCACGTTCAGCCCGGACAGTCGGCGTCGGTTGCTCTTGGTCTGGGACGGCAACACCACCGAAGGCGACCTCGACGCCGCCATCGCCCGCGCCAAGCAGGCCGGCGTGCCGATCGACGTCATGCCGCTCGAGTGGTCGGCCGGCAACGAGGTCTACCTCGACGACCTCTACGCCCCGACGTGGCGTCGCGAGGGCGAGCCGTTCACGCTCGAAGTCATCCTGACCAACACCAGCGCCTTCGAGACGCCCGGCACCCTCCGCGTCGAACAGGAAGGCCGGCCGCTGGACCTTGACCCGACGCAGCCGGGCGTTCAGGCGGGTCGGCCTGTGATTCTGTCACCGGGACGCAACAAGGAGCTGGTCATCGTCGACCCGCTGCCGGGCGAGCGAGCCAACGTCCGCCGATTCCGCGCGACCTTCGAGCCCGAGCGACGCCGCGTCAACGGCCAGCTCCAGGCCGTCGGCGACGGGCTGGTCGACAACAACTCCGCCAGTGCGTTCACCTTCGTCCGTGGCAAGGGCACGGTCCTCTACGTCGACAACGTCCGCGACAATGCCGGCGATCCGCTGGCCGAGGCGCTCGCGAGCGAGCAGGTGGCCGTCCAGCGCGTCGGCATCGGCGGGTTTCCGACGAACCTGGTCGACCTGCAGGCCTTCGACGCCGTCATTCTCGCCAACGTCCCGCGCGGAGCCGGCGGGCTGACCGCGCCGCAGGACGCCGCCCTCGCCCGCTACGTCCACGACACGGCCGGCGGGCTCGTCATGATCGGCGGGCCCGACACCTTCGGCGCAGGTGGCTGGCGCGGCAGCGCGACCGAGGCCGTCCTGCCGCTGGACATGGACGTGCCGAGCCGTCGGCAGATTCCCAAAGGCGCGTTGTGCCTCGTCATGCACTCGACCGAGATGCCCCAGGGCAACTACTGGGCCGAGCAGTGTGCCCTGGCCGCGGTCGAGGTGCTCAATCGCGACGACGAAGTCGGCGTCCTGAGCTACGACTGGACGTCCGGCAAGAGTCTGTGGGACTACCCACTCCAGCCCAAGGGCAATGGCAGCGTCGTCGCGGCAGCCATTCGCAACATCGAGCTGGGCGACATGCCCGACTTCGACGATGCCCTGACGCTCGCGCTGCTGGGTGACGGTCAGAATCCCGGCCTCGAAATGTCGGACGCGCGTCAGAAGCACGTCATCATCATCAGCGACATGGACCCATCGCCGCCGAGCGGCCGGTTGCTGCAGCGATACAAGGACGCGCAGGTCAGCATCAGCACGGTCCAGGTCGCCGGCCACGGCTCGCCGTTGCAGGCGGTTGCGAGAAACCTCGCCGAAGAGACCGGCGGCACGGCCTACGGCCCGATCGAGCAGGATCCGTCGCAGCTGCCGCAGATCTTCATCAAGGAAGCAACCATCGTTCGCCGGACGCTCATCAAGGAAGACTCCAACGGCATTCCCGTCGCCGAGACCACCGACGCCGCAGGCAGCGAACTGATGCGCGGCATCAACCCGGCCGACACCGGGCCGGTCTTCGGCATGGTGCTGACCACACGCAAACCCAGCCCGCTGGTCGAAATGCCGCTCCTCGCCAGCGAGCAACAGGACCCGCTCTTCGCTCACTGGACGGCCGGCCTGGGCAAAAGTGCCGCGTGGACCAGCGACGCTCACAACCGCTGGGCCGCACCCTTCACCGGCAGCGCCGCGTACGACAAGTTCTGGGCCCAGGTTGTCCGCGGCGTCTCTCGCGCACCTCAGTCGGGCGACTACGAAGTTACGACCACCGTCGAGAACGGCCGAGGGCGAATCGTCGTCGAGGCCGTCGGCGAGGACGCGCGGTTCAAGAGCCGTCTGAGCGTCGCCGGCAGTGTCCTCTCGCCCGACGGTGACGGCCAACCCGTCACGCTCGTCCAGACGCGTCCCGGCACGTACGAGGCCGAGTTCGACGCACGCGACGAGGGCAGCTACGTCGTCGCCCTCAACGCCGCCGGCCCCGAGGGTTCGTCGGCCCTGCGTGGCGGGACGAGCGTCAACGGCACCGACGAGCTACTCGACCTGCAAAGCGACGCCGCGGCCGTGCGACGCGTCGCCGAGGAAACTGGCGGCCGGGTGTTGCCGGCCTTCGGCGAGTTGTCCGAAGAGACGTCGCTGTTCGCCCGTCGTTTCACGGATGCAACCGGTGCCGAGCGGACGTTGCCGGAAGTGACGAGCCCGCTGCCGATCTGGGACTGGCTGGTGCCGTTGCTGATCGCGTTGGTTTTGATCGACGTGGCGATTCGTCGGATCGCCTGGGACCGCGAGTTGGTCCAGCTCGTCGCGGACAAGGCCGGCGCGGGGGTCCGCGGATTCACGGTCACAACGCGTCTGGATCGCGACGCCGGCACCCTCGACACCCTCCGCCAACGCCGCCCGGCCGAAGCGACCCGCACCGCCAAGTTCGAGGCCACAGAACCCGCCCCCGACGACGACCTCACCACCCGCCTCCGCGGCCCCTCGCGCTCGGCATCGACTTCGAAAGCCTCACAGTCCGCCAGCCCTGACGAGGGCGGCGGCATTTCGTCGCTGATGGAGGCCAAGCGGCGTGCGCGAGAGAAATTGGAGGAGGGGCGGGACGATGAGTGA
- a CDS encoding GxxExxY protein, whose protein sequence is MSETQRRKEAKPEQREEKKSYFAARARIVGEWDDGSGDETAEDACRQVIGAAIEVHRVLGPGLPEVLYEKALGHELTLQQVSHRRQAPVPVTYKGVVVGEGFMDLLVQDRLVVELKVVDDLHPLHLAQVRAYLSAARLRLGLLINFNVPILRDGIRRVINPHTSF, encoded by the coding sequence ATGAGTGAAACGCAAAGACGCAAAGAGGCGAAGCCAGAGCAAAGGGAAGAAAAGAAGAGCTACTTCGCGGCTCGGGCTCGCATCGTCGGCGAGTGGGACGACGGAAGCGGAGATGAGACTGCCGAAGACGCCTGCCGACAAGTGATTGGTGCCGCCATCGAGGTTCACCGTGTCCTGGGGCCGGGGCTACCGGAGGTTCTCTACGAGAAGGCACTAGGCCATGAGCTGACGCTTCAGCAAGTGTCGCATCGGCGACAGGCACCCGTGCCAGTCACCTACAAGGGCGTGGTTGTCGGAGAAGGTTTCATGGATCTGCTCGTGCAGGATCGCCTCGTCGTTGAACTGAAGGTTGTCGACGACCTTCACCCGCTACATCTCGCGCAGGTTCGCGCCTACTTGTCGGCCGCCCGCCTCCGCCTCGGCCTACTCATCAACTTCAACGTTCCCATCTTGCGCGACGGCATCCGCCGCGTCATCAACCCGCATACCAGTTTCTGA